Proteins co-encoded in one Saprospira grandis genomic window:
- a CDS encoding peroxiredoxin — MSKISLGDSLPAFRLQDQDGQWLTEQDFLGQALVLYFYPKDDTPGCTAEACAFRDQFEVFTDLGAKVVGVSADGPEKHKKFASKHRLPFRLLSDSKKELRKKFGVPGSLFGLLPGRVTYIFNAEGKLIHEFSSQFNAVQHIEEALDSLKKEA, encoded by the coding sequence ATGAGTAAGATCAGTTTAGGCGATAGCCTCCCTGCCTTTCGTTTGCAGGACCAAGATGGGCAGTGGCTCACAGAACAAGACTTTTTGGGCCAGGCTTTGGTCCTTTATTTTTATCCCAAAGATGATACCCCCGGCTGCACGGCAGAAGCCTGCGCATTTAGAGACCAATTTGAGGTCTTTACGGACTTAGGGGCAAAGGTGGTTGGCGTGAGTGCCGATGGACCAGAAAAACATAAGAAATTTGCTAGCAAACACCGCCTACCCTTCCGCTTGCTCAGTGATAGCAAAAAGGAATTACGCAAAAAGTTTGGCGTTCCAGGCAGCTTGTTTGGTCTTTTACCTGGCCGGGTAACTTATATATTTAATGCCGAGGGCAAGTTAATTCATGAGTTTAGCTCGCAATTTAATGCCGTTCAGCATATTGAAGAGGCCTTAGATAGCCTAAAAAAGGAAGCCTAA
- a CDS encoding tetratricopeptide repeat protein — translation MTPKLLLISLLLFSGTLLAQNKAAIKAYNTALSYYQSRDYETAAPLFEQAIQESPDFYYAHRSLISCYEQMGQLDKAVPAYLAALKLAPHDFDLHFNLSQTYIQLEEWAAAKKALEQSLDISPTDRKALQSLEQIERYLAQKEAPKEEQVIKEERSSPSDRAYNAALALYRKGEYQQARGQLQAFSGQVSQADFYYLWALCEQQLGERTAAIEQYEAALALDDRHFNSNYNLGILYYNDRNYEEAQALLETAYQKQPKKKDLAKHLALSYYLGNNMEKAEPFLAKLAPKIQSAELYYYWSKTLMQLGRKKESQKALATAKKLDKSGELQVDIQNDLAEYGQLASEYRKNGNYQKAIEVLEEAIAKHEDEAALHFNLGLNYLEVGNSLKAQKEFAKTVALTPGHAKAYSALGDIHYQAEKYSEAAAYFKACIEAGMQDAYSYYQLGSSLYKLNRFQESAESFEQAIAKNPKEKQFYFALGLSYLRKKKNDLSIQNFEKALALDPYFIDAQYHICVNYIETNRFLDAIDEAEKIIEKDPKFAKAYLTLAHSHKRLGNLAEADKYRKKAIRLDPSLR, via the coding sequence ATGACGCCCAAGTTACTCCTTATTAGTTTGTTATTGTTTAGCGGAACGCTATTGGCCCAAAACAAGGCAGCCATAAAGGCCTATAATACGGCCCTGAGCTATTACCAAAGTAGAGACTATGAAACGGCTGCCCCTCTTTTTGAGCAGGCTATTCAGGAATCTCCAGACTTTTACTATGCACATCGCAGTTTGATCAGTTGCTATGAGCAAATGGGGCAGCTAGATAAAGCGGTGCCAGCCTATTTGGCTGCACTAAAACTGGCCCCACATGATTTTGATTTGCATTTCAATTTATCGCAAACCTATATTCAGCTAGAAGAATGGGCGGCGGCCAAAAAAGCCTTGGAGCAGAGTTTAGATATATCGCCTACAGATAGAAAAGCCTTGCAATCTTTGGAGCAAATAGAGCGCTATTTGGCCCAGAAAGAGGCCCCAAAAGAGGAGCAAGTGATCAAAGAGGAGCGCAGCAGCCCTTCTGATCGGGCATATAATGCTGCTTTGGCCCTTTATCGGAAAGGAGAGTACCAGCAGGCCCGGGGCCAATTGCAGGCCTTTTCGGGCCAAGTGAGCCAAGCCGATTTCTATTATCTTTGGGCCCTTTGCGAGCAGCAATTGGGCGAAAGAACGGCCGCTATTGAGCAATATGAAGCGGCTTTGGCCCTAGATGATCGGCATTTTAATAGTAATTACAATTTAGGGATTCTCTACTACAATGATAGAAACTATGAAGAGGCCCAAGCCCTGCTAGAAACAGCCTACCAAAAGCAACCCAAGAAAAAAGATTTGGCCAAGCATTTGGCCCTTAGCTATTATTTGGGCAATAATATGGAGAAAGCCGAGCCTTTTTTGGCCAAGCTAGCCCCCAAAATACAATCGGCAGAGCTCTACTATTATTGGTCCAAAACACTGATGCAGTTAGGTCGAAAAAAAGAGAGTCAAAAAGCTTTGGCTACGGCCAAAAAACTAGACAAAAGCGGAGAGCTGCAGGTGGATATCCAAAACGATCTGGCCGAATATGGACAACTGGCTAGTGAGTACCGAAAAAATGGAAATTACCAAAAAGCTATTGAGGTGTTGGAAGAAGCCATAGCCAAACATGAAGATGAAGCCGCCCTGCATTTTAATTTGGGCCTCAATTACCTAGAGGTGGGCAATAGCCTAAAGGCCCAAAAGGAATTTGCCAAAACCGTAGCCCTTACTCCCGGCCATGCCAAAGCCTATTCGGCCCTAGGCGATATTCATTATCAGGCGGAGAAGTATAGTGAGGCCGCTGCCTATTTTAAGGCTTGTATCGAGGCGGGAATGCAAGATGCTTATAGCTACTATCAGCTAGGGAGTAGCTTGTATAAACTGAACCGCTTTCAGGAGTCTGCCGAAAGTTTTGAGCAAGCTATTGCTAAAAACCCCAAAGAGAAACAATTCTATTTTGCCTTGGGCCTGAGCTATTTGCGCAAAAAGAAAAATGATCTTTCGATCCAGAATTTTGAAAAAGCCCTGGCCTTAGATCCCTATTTCATTGATGCTCAATATCATATTTGCGTCAATTATATTGAAACCAACCGCTTTTTAGATGCCATTGATGAGGCGGAGAAAATTATTGAAAAAGACCCCAAATTTGCTAAAGCTTATTTGACCTTGGCCCATAGCCATAAGCGTTTGGGCAATTTGGCCGAGGCCGATAAATATAGAAAAAAGGCCATTCGCTTAGATCCTTCTTTGCGTTAA
- a CDS encoding EamA family transporter: protein MGQLKGILLVAAGACSYGVLATFVKMATLKGGHIGNLTLGQFVWGILILFILRLLFGGKAKKAVAPASLKEKGQLLLAGTAMGLTSTFYYLAIQYIPVSVGIILLMQAIWMGILLESILERKFPPLIKIMAAAIVLVGTFLATGILGQEESLSLDWRGLAFGLAAASSYTVTLYSSNRVVLRLPNLERSYFMVWGGLIITVLFWNLSLIDNFGWADFASWGLLIAVFGTVLPPILLNEGMPITGTGLGSIIASMEIPVSILFAYVLLNEQVGGLQWLGVGLILAAVFWINWPKKAKA from the coding sequence ATGGGACAATTGAAAGGAATTTTGCTGGTGGCCGCTGGGGCCTGCAGCTATGGCGTTTTGGCCACTTTTGTAAAAATGGCGACCCTCAAAGGCGGCCATATTGGCAATTTGACCTTGGGTCAGTTTGTTTGGGGCATTTTGATCCTCTTTATTTTGCGCTTGCTCTTTGGTGGCAAGGCCAAAAAGGCGGTTGCGCCCGCCTCTCTAAAAGAAAAAGGGCAGCTGTTGTTGGCCGGAACGGCCATGGGCCTAACCAGTACCTTTTATTATTTGGCCATCCAATATATTCCCGTTTCGGTGGGCATTATTTTGCTCATGCAAGCCATCTGGATGGGCATTTTGTTAGAGTCTATACTAGAGCGGAAATTCCCGCCTCTCATCAAAATCATGGCTGCCGCTATCGTTTTGGTCGGTACCTTTTTAGCCACCGGGATTTTGGGCCAAGAAGAATCCCTAAGCCTAGATTGGCGTGGCTTGGCCTTTGGTTTGGCCGCCGCTTCTAGCTATACCGTCACCCTCTATTCTTCTAACCGAGTGGTGTTGCGCCTGCCCAATTTGGAGCGCAGTTATTTTATGGTTTGGGGGGGATTGATCATCACGGTTTTGTTCTGGAACCTCAGCCTAATCGACAATTTTGGCTGGGCCGATTTTGCTAGCTGGGGACTGCTGATAGCGGTTTTTGGGACCGTCCTCCCTCCTATTTTGCTCAATGAAGGCATGCCGATTACGGGCACGGGCTTGGGCAGCATCATCGCCTCTATGGAAATTCCCGTCTCTATTCTTTTTGCCTATGTTTTGCTCAATGAACAGGTGGGCGGCTTACAATGGCTGGGCGTCGGCTTAATTCTGGCCGCCGTCTTTTGGATCAACTGGCCCAAAAAGGCCAAAGCCTAA
- a CDS encoding NUDIX domain-containing protein, whose amino-acid sequence MQEKNPWTFLSRKKIYSNPWIELEEDQVLDPSGKAGIYGVVHFKNIAVGVIPIDAEGYTYLVGQYRYPLSAYSWEIPEGGCPKTESPLAAAQRELLEETGLRAKKWRPLLQLHTSNSVTDESGIVYLAQELSQGQAQPESSEELRLWRLPLAQAIEMALNDEITDVISQAALFKLKILMDKDEL is encoded by the coding sequence ATGCAAGAGAAAAATCCCTGGACCTTTTTGTCGCGCAAAAAAATATATAGCAATCCCTGGATTGAGTTGGAGGAAGACCAAGTTTTGGATCCTAGCGGTAAAGCGGGCATTTATGGGGTCGTTCACTTCAAGAATATTGCGGTGGGCGTGATTCCGATAGATGCCGAGGGCTACACCTATTTGGTGGGCCAATATCGCTATCCACTTTCGGCCTATAGCTGGGAAATTCCAGAAGGGGGCTGCCCCAAAACGGAGTCGCCTTTGGCGGCCGCCCAAAGAGAACTGCTAGAGGAAACTGGCCTGCGGGCCAAAAAATGGCGGCCCTTATTGCAGCTGCATACCTCCAATTCGGTCACGGATGAATCGGGCATCGTCTATTTGGCCCAAGAGCTCAGCCAAGGCCAGGCCCAGCCCGAAAGCAGCGAAGAACTTCGGCTTTGGCGCCTCCCTTTGGCCCAAGCCATCGAGATGGCCCTAAATGATGAAATTACGGATGTGATTTCGCAAGCCGCCCTCTTCAAGCTAAAAATTTTAATGGATAAAGATGAGTTGTAA